Proteins encoded by one window of Taeniopygia guttata chromosome 1A, bTaeGut7.mat, whole genome shotgun sequence:
- the STK38L gene encoding serine/threonine-protein kinase 38-like, with amino-acid sequence MAMTAGTTTSFPMSNHTRERVTVAKLTLENFYSNLIIQHEERETRQKKLEVAMEEEGLADEEKKLRRSQHARKETEFLRLKRTRLGLDDFESLKVIGRGAFGEVRLVQKKDTGHIYAMKILRKADMLEKEQVAHIRAERDILVEADGAWVVKMFYSFQDKRNLYLIMEFLPGGDMMTLLMKKDTLSEEETQFYISETVLAIDAIHQLGFIHRDIKPDNLLLDAKGHVKLSDFGLCTGLKKAHRTEFYRNLTHNPPSDFSFQNMNSKRKAETWKKNRRQLAYSTVGTPDYIAPEVFMQTGYNKLCDWWSLGVIMYEMLIGYPPFCSETPQETYRKVMNWKETLVFPPEVPISEKAKDLILRFCIDSENRIGSNGVEEIKSHPFFEGVDWGHIRERPAAIPIEIKSIDDTSNFDEFPESDILQPVPNTTEPDYKSKDWVFLNYTYKRFEGLTQRGSIPSYMKAGKL; translated from the exons ATGGCGATGACTGCAGGGACTACAACATCCTTTCCCATGAGTAACCACACCCGGGAGAGAGTGACGGTGGCCAAACTCACGCTGGAGAACTTCTACAGCAACCTGATTATACAGCACGAGGAGAGAGAAACCAG GCAGAAGAAGCTGGAAGTGGCTATGGAAGAGGAAGGCCTTGCAGACGAGGAG AAAAAGCTGCGCAGGTCACAGCACGCTCGCAAGGAAACAGAGTTCCTGCGCCTCAAGAGGACCAGGCTCGGCTTGGATGACTTTGAATCCTTGAAAGTCATAGGAAGAGGAGCatttggggag GTCCGCCTCGTTCAGAAGAAGGATACAGGTCACATTTATGCAATGAAGATACTGAGAAAAGCAGATATGCTGGAGAAAGAGCAG gtgGCCCATATCAGAGCAGAAAGAGATATTTTGGTTGAAGCGGATGGAGCCTGGGTAGTGAAAATGTTTTACAGCTTCCAAGATAAAAGGAACCTTTACCTGATCATGGAGTTTTTACCTGGAG GTGATATGATGACCTTACTAATGAAGAAGGACACTTTATCAGAGGAGGAGACCCAGTTTTACATTTCTGAGACAGTGCTGGCCATCGATGCCATTCACCAGCTGGGATTTATCCACAGGGACATCAAGCCAGACAATCTCCTGCTGGATGCCAAG ggtcaTGTAAAGCTATCTGATTTTGGGCTCTGCACAGGTTTAAAGAAAGCCCACAGAACAGAGTTCTACAGGAACCTCACACACAACCCACCAAGTGACTTCT CGTTTCAGAATATGAACTCAAAGAGGAAAGCAGAAACATGGAAGAAGAACAGGCGACAGCTG gcaTATTCTACTGTGGGAACCCCAGACTATATTGCTCCAGAAGTGTTTATGCAGACTGGGTACAACAAGCTTTGTGACTGGTGGTCCTTGGGAGTGATTATGTATGAAATGCTAATAG GGTATCCACCTTTCTGCTCAGAAACGCCACAAGAGACTTACAGGAAAGTTATGAACTGGAAAGAAACGTTGGTATTTCCTCCAGAGGTGCCCATTTCGGAGAAAGCAAAGGATTTAATTCTAAG gtTTTGTATCGACTCAGAAAACAGAATTGGTAGCAATGGAgtagaggaaataaaaagtcATCCATTTTTTGAAGGAGTAGACTGGGGACATAtcag GGAAAGACCAGCTGCAATCCCTATAGAAATCAAAAGTATTGATGATACTTCCAACTTTGATGAATTTCCTGAGTCAGACATTTTACAGCCAG TGCCAAACACAACGGAACCTGACTACAAATCCAAAGACTGGGTTTTCCTCAATTACACCTACAAGAGGTTTGAAGGGCTCACCCAGCGTGGCTCCATCCCTTCCTACATGAAAGCTGGGAAGTTGTGA